One genomic window of Pseudoxanthomonas sp. includes the following:
- a CDS encoding MFS transporter has translation MYQIGLAVFTVASLAVAIAQGAAWMVLARGAQGLGAAILAPTSLSLLTIHFPEGPQRRRATSLYGAVAGIGASVGLVLGGLLADQWPWRVGFFINLPVGVLLALAAQRFIGESPRRAGQFDLLGALLSTAGFGALIWGIVEASELGWHDTPALASIGGGLVVIVLFVLHEAHAVQPIMPLRLFAHRERLGACVARFLFLGAMVTFFFFSTQFMQQVLRYSAMLAGLGFLPMTLVNFVVALQGPRLLKGLHPGAQMVLGLGLALAGLGLLSRAGPARRMRWRLRCRWC, from the coding sequence ATGTACCAGATCGGTCTGGCGGTCTTCACCGTGGCCTCGCTGGCGGTGGCCATCGCGCAGGGCGCGGCGTGGATGGTGCTGGCGCGCGGCGCGCAGGGCCTGGGCGCGGCAATCCTGGCGCCCACCTCGCTGTCGCTGCTGACCATTCATTTTCCCGAAGGCCCCCAACGTCGTCGCGCGACCTCGCTCTACGGCGCCGTAGCCGGGATCGGCGCGAGCGTCGGCCTGGTGCTGGGGGGACTGTTGGCTGATCAGTGGCCTTGGCGGGTGGGCTTTTTCATCAACCTGCCGGTCGGCGTGCTGCTGGCGCTGGCTGCGCAGCGCTTCATCGGGGAGTCGCCGCGTCGCGCGGGCCAGTTCGACCTGCTGGGTGCGTTGCTGTCCACGGCCGGGTTCGGCGCGCTGATCTGGGGGATCGTCGAAGCCAGCGAGCTCGGCTGGCATGACACGCCCGCGCTGGCGTCGATCGGCGGCGGGCTGGTGGTGATCGTGCTGTTCGTCCTGCACGAAGCGCACGCCGTACAGCCGATCATGCCGCTGCGGCTGTTCGCCCATCGCGAGCGGCTGGGCGCGTGCGTGGCGCGCTTCCTGTTCCTGGGCGCGATGGTGACGTTCTTCTTTTTCTCCACGCAGTTCATGCAGCAGGTGCTGAGGTATTCGGCAATGCTGGCGGGGCTGGGCTTCCTGCCGATGACGCTGGTGAACTTCGTGGTCGCGCTGCAGGGACCGCGCCTGCTCAAGGGCCTGCATCCGGGCGCGCAGATGGTGCTGGGCCTTGGCCTGGCGCTGGCCGGCCTGGGCCTGCTGAGCCGGGCCGGCCCAGCGCGTCGTATGCGCTGGCGATTGCGCTGCCGATGGTGCTGA
- a CDS encoding TonB-dependent receptor, with product MTAFAPRLSRSKPAGPSLLALSILASLASFNASADAPDQAVTLKAVKVAADPTDDADAARKALKQVPGAGNVIDLTTAGQGRVAGVADALAYQPGISAQSPGNEGVKVSIRGSGINRAPGAHASGISVSLDGLPLTGPGGTPYELLEPLWASRVEVLRGANGFDLGALALGGSINYVTRSGRDSPGLELRYEGGSYGYQKRSIGYGGVQGDVDYYLAYTDTQYDGYQQHASGDGKGVVANVGWRIRPDLETRFIFRYRETNHDTPGRLTRDQIRNDPRAANPTYLALDAKRPQPGSTWIGNTTTLQLDEDSSLQAGLVYHKYPMDLNESLYRQQLDYADLNGTLDYRHRHALFGHDSVTTVGLRVTHDLSADVHETLRFASNGYPAGTTTRDFIHRGTNAVLHAGNDLSLTPDLHLVTGLALINTRSEVRVTKPYTGENQSEQHWDYAPRLGLTWQLSPQTQLFGNLSRSVEPPHPWSMIWGSNKYFATGNGAASGRQRAAVHLDNQTASTLELGARGDAAIGHWELTGYYANVRHELLSVEVASTSGSYIAESNASPTVHSGIEAGLDSTLWHADTGTLSLRQAYTFSDFHYRHDAQFGDNMLPGLPRHYYQAELRYDHPTGFYAALNTEYASKMAVDYANSFWADSHLIFGTRVGFDAPSGRWQTWVEARNLTDKHYAATVTPGYNDNGADAARSTPGEGFGVYAGLSLHFR from the coding sequence ATGACTGCTTTCGCACCTCGCCTTTCCCGCTCCAAGCCCGCTGGACCGTCGCTGCTGGCGCTTTCCATCCTGGCAAGCCTGGCTTCCTTCAACGCCAGCGCCGACGCGCCCGACCAGGCGGTGACGCTGAAGGCCGTCAAGGTCGCCGCTGACCCCACCGATGATGCCGACGCGGCACGCAAGGCACTGAAGCAGGTCCCCGGCGCCGGCAACGTCATCGACCTGACCACAGCAGGACAGGGGCGCGTCGCTGGCGTCGCCGACGCGCTGGCCTACCAGCCCGGCATCAGCGCGCAGTCGCCGGGCAACGAAGGCGTCAAGGTGTCGATCCGCGGTTCGGGCATCAACCGGGCGCCGGGCGCGCATGCATCCGGCATTTCGGTGTCGCTGGACGGACTGCCCTTGACCGGCCCGGGCGGCACGCCCTACGAACTGCTGGAACCGCTCTGGGCCAGCCGGGTCGAAGTGCTGCGCGGGGCGAACGGCTTCGACCTGGGCGCGCTCGCGCTTGGCGGCTCGATCAACTACGTCACCCGCAGCGGCCGCGATTCACCGGGGCTGGAGCTGCGCTACGAAGGCGGCAGCTATGGCTATCAGAAACGCAGCATCGGCTACGGCGGCGTGCAGGGCGATGTCGACTACTACCTGGCCTACACCGACACGCAATACGACGGTTACCAGCAGCACGCGTCCGGCGACGGCAAGGGCGTGGTCGCCAATGTTGGCTGGCGCATCCGCCCGGACCTGGAAACGCGCTTCATCTTTCGCTACCGCGAGACCAACCACGACACCCCCGGCCGCCTGACCCGCGACCAGATCCGCAACGATCCTCGCGCGGCCAATCCGACCTACCTGGCGCTGGACGCCAAGCGCCCGCAGCCGGGCAGCACCTGGATCGGCAACACCACCACGCTGCAGCTGGATGAGGACTCATCGCTGCAGGCCGGGCTGGTCTACCACAAGTACCCGATGGACTTGAACGAAAGCCTGTACCGGCAGCAGCTGGACTACGCCGACCTCAACGGCACCCTGGACTATCGCCACCGGCATGCGCTGTTCGGCCACGACAGCGTGACCACCGTCGGCCTGCGCGTGACCCATGACCTGTCCGCCGACGTGCACGAGACACTGCGCTTTGCCAGCAACGGCTATCCGGCCGGCACCACCACGCGCGACTTCATCCATCGCGGCACCAACGCCGTGCTGCACGCCGGCAACGACCTGAGCCTGACACCCGACCTGCACCTGGTCACCGGGCTGGCGCTGATCAACACCCGGAGCGAAGTCCGCGTCACCAAACCCTACACCGGCGAAAACCAGTCCGAGCAGCACTGGGACTACGCGCCGCGCCTGGGCCTGACCTGGCAGCTAAGCCCGCAGACGCAGCTGTTCGGCAACCTCAGCCGCTCGGTGGAGCCGCCGCATCCGTGGTCGATGATCTGGGGGTCGAACAAATATTTCGCCACCGGAAACGGTGCCGCCAGCGGCCGTCAGCGCGCCGCCGTGCACCTGGACAACCAGACCGCGAGCACGCTGGAACTTGGCGCGCGCGGCGATGCCGCCATCGGTCACTGGGAACTGACCGGTTATTACGCCAACGTGCGCCACGAGCTGCTCAGCGTGGAAGTCGCCTCGACCAGCGGCAGCTACATCGCCGAATCCAACGCCAGCCCCACCGTGCATAGCGGGATCGAGGCCGGACTGGACAGCACCCTGTGGCATGCCGACACCGGCACGCTGTCACTGCGCCAGGCCTATACCTTCAGCGATTTCCACTATCGCCACGATGCGCAGTTCGGCGACAACATGCTGCCCGGCCTGCCACGTCACTATTACCAGGCCGAGTTGCGCTACGACCATCCGACCGGCTTTTACGCGGCCTTGAACACCGAGTACGCCTCGAAGATGGCCGTGGATTACGCCAACAGCTTCTGGGCAGACAGCCACCTGATCTTCGGCACGCGCGTGGGCTTCGATGCGCCCAGCGGCCGCTGGCAGACCTGGGTGGAAGCCCGCAACCTCACCGACAAGCACTACGCCGCGACGGTGACGCCCGGCTACAACGACAACGGCGCCGATGCCGCCCGCTCGACGCCGGGCGAAGGCTTCGGCGTCTACGCGGGGCTGAGCCTGCATTTCAGGTAG
- a CDS encoding FecR domain-containing protein, which produces MSSHDKADQVDPILAEAADWVVRLSADDEDDQLRHAAFEAWKKADPRHAAAAVRFEAFVSQVRSVGHQESHGARPAFAALDAAFDVDRRRASRIRRIGAALIVLVFLALPAWQLLHRYPPASLMADLRTGVGQWQDQRLPDGSRMTLTSNTAIDLEFENGKRVVTLLQGAVMVEVAKDPAHPFVVQTRHGTIRALGTRFAVAYDKNATQVSMLESKVWVQTATARAAHGDQGQVVSADQQLCFDADHLGPLRALDGRGLADAWRFHQLVVEDRPLTEVLDVLDRYRPGHISYDRDTLAGLRVNAVLPLDDTDRALQLLASNFPQLRVRTLTPYLVWVDAPASH; this is translated from the coding sequence GTGTCCAGCCATGACAAAGCCGATCAGGTTGACCCGATCCTTGCCGAAGCGGCGGACTGGGTCGTCCGGTTGAGTGCTGACGACGAGGATGACCAGCTTCGACACGCCGCCTTCGAAGCGTGGAAGAAAGCTGATCCGCGTCATGCCGCAGCAGCGGTCCGTTTCGAGGCGTTCGTCAGCCAGGTGCGCAGCGTTGGCCACCAGGAGTCACATGGTGCGCGACCTGCCTTTGCCGCGCTTGACGCAGCGTTCGATGTGGATCGCAGGCGTGCCTCACGGATTCGCAGGATCGGTGCCGCGCTGATCGTGCTGGTATTTTTGGCATTGCCGGCGTGGCAGCTGTTGCATCGCTATCCTCCGGCATCGCTGATGGCAGACCTGCGTACCGGGGTGGGGCAGTGGCAGGATCAGCGCCTGCCTGACGGTAGCCGGATGACCTTGACCAGCAACACGGCCATCGATCTCGAGTTTGAGAACGGCAAGCGCGTGGTGACACTGCTGCAGGGCGCGGTCATGGTGGAAGTCGCAAAAGACCCTGCGCATCCCTTCGTGGTGCAAACCCGGCATGGCACGATCCGTGCGTTGGGTACGCGCTTCGCCGTTGCCTACGACAAAAATGCAACGCAAGTGAGCATGCTGGAGTCCAAGGTGTGGGTCCAGACCGCTACTGCGCGTGCCGCACATGGCGACCAGGGCCAGGTGGTATCCGCCGACCAGCAGCTGTGCTTCGACGCCGACCATTTGGGTCCGCTGCGTGCGCTGGACGGGCGCGGGCTTGCGGACGCGTGGCGCTTTCACCAGCTGGTAGTGGAGGACCGGCCGCTGACCGAGGTGCTGGATGTACTGGACCGCTATCGCCCCGGTCACATCAGTTATGACCGCGACACGTTGGCAGGGTTGCGGGTGAATGCAGTGCTGCCGCTGGACGATACTGATCGGGCGCTGCAGCTGCTGGCCAGCAATTTCCCGCAGCTCAGGGTGCGCACGCTCACCCCTTATCTGGTCTGGGTGGACGCACCTGCCTCGCACTGA
- a CDS encoding sigma-70 family RNA polymerase sigma factor, protein MAAQSAQQQQVHALYSDHHHWLKIWFRRRLGSSHQAADLVHDTFVRIIVSRDALADMREPRAYLTTTATRLLLDRARRQAIEQSYLRELAALVETLPGAPSPEETLAALQALEQIGAALQRVPVKPRTAFLLHYLEGQPHTVIAARLGVSTRMVHKYLVQSLLHCKLSG, encoded by the coding sequence ATGGCCGCGCAGTCGGCTCAACAGCAGCAAGTGCACGCGCTCTACAGCGATCATCACCATTGGCTGAAAATCTGGTTCCGACGAAGATTGGGAAGCTCGCATCAGGCCGCTGACCTGGTCCACGACACCTTCGTGCGGATCATCGTCTCGCGCGATGCGCTGGCGGACATGCGCGAGCCGCGGGCCTATCTGACCACCACGGCCACGCGGCTGTTGCTGGATCGCGCCCGGCGCCAGGCGATCGAACAGTCTTATCTCAGGGAACTGGCCGCGCTGGTGGAGACGCTGCCGGGTGCACCTTCGCCGGAAGAGACCCTGGCGGCGCTGCAGGCACTTGAGCAGATTGGCGCGGCCTTGCAACGGGTGCCGGTCAAGCCGCGCACGGCGTTCCTGCTGCATTATCTGGAGGGGCAGCCACACACGGTCATTGCTGCGCGGCTGGGGGTCTCGACCCGGATGGTGCATAAATACCTGGTGCAGTCGCTGTTGCACTGCAAGCTCTCCGGCTGA
- a CDS encoding acyltransferase, with the protein MSTEQRIDSLTGIRGLAALLVVYSHLCEYKFFSLSALLPGEVGVMVFFTLSGFLMSFLYGEKDFNYGSVVRYGISRFSRIAPAYLFVVIASYLIYNLVDGQFIYAITHGNLLRHLMFSGNVSALWSIPPEVQFYGVFVGIWFALWAFRTRGNSAFLVMMLVAVFALLSYRSSLPGTFVGSKIHYFFTGVIFGLVRARSRPGIGMAPIAVLQVMVLLAIGLVIADVMHIDFGSKKHFYSSLETALFAGIVIFVFSFDTGMSKRLLGNRFIAMCGECSFSMYLLNIPVIYFALKIIGDRPLTQAMAAATTLAILALAWIMYRTVEMPGSKLLRKLGTRLLLTPRPAVAAPVAEPPVLLEPLDASPAVEQAK; encoded by the coding sequence ATGAGCACCGAACAACGCATCGATTCACTGACGGGCATCCGCGGACTGGCCGCGTTGCTGGTCGTGTACTCCCACTTATGCGAATACAAGTTCTTCTCGCTCAGCGCCCTGCTGCCCGGAGAAGTCGGCGTCATGGTGTTCTTCACCCTGAGCGGATTCCTGATGTCCTTCCTCTATGGCGAGAAGGACTTCAACTACGGCTCGGTGGTCCGTTACGGGATCTCGCGGTTCTCGCGCATCGCACCGGCCTATCTGTTCGTCGTGATCGCGTCCTACCTGATCTACAACCTGGTCGATGGGCAGTTCATCTATGCCATCACCCACGGCAACCTGCTACGCCACCTGATGTTCTCCGGCAACGTGTCCGCGCTCTGGAGCATCCCGCCGGAAGTGCAGTTCTACGGGGTTTTCGTGGGCATCTGGTTCGCGCTGTGGGCCTTCAGGACCCGGGGCAACTCGGCATTCCTGGTCATGATGCTGGTGGCCGTATTTGCACTGCTGTCGTATCGCTCCAGCCTGCCCGGCACCTTCGTCGGCTCCAAGATCCATTACTTCTTCACCGGTGTGATCTTCGGCCTGGTGCGTGCACGGTCCAGGCCAGGCATCGGCATGGCGCCGATCGCGGTGCTGCAGGTGATGGTGCTACTGGCGATCGGGCTGGTCATCGCCGACGTGATGCACATCGACTTCGGCAGCAAGAAGCACTTCTACAGCAGCCTGGAAACAGCGCTGTTCGCCGGCATCGTGATCTTCGTGTTCTCGTTCGATACCGGCATGAGCAAGCGGCTGCTCGGCAACCGCTTCATCGCCATGTGCGGCGAATGCAGCTTTTCGATGTACCTGCTCAACATCCCGGTGATCTACTTCGCCCTGAAGATCATCGGCGACCGACCGCTGACCCAGGCCATGGCCGCAGCCACGACACTGGCGATCCTGGCCCTGGCCTGGATCATGTACCGCACCGTCGAAATGCCCGGCAGCAAACTGCTGCGCAAGCTCGGCACCCGCCTGTTGCTGACGCCGCGCCCGGCCGTTGCCGCGCCGGTCGCGGAACCCCCGGTCCTGCTGGAACCGCTGGACGCCAGCCCGGCCGTGGAGCAGGCCAAGTAG
- a CDS encoding diguanylate cyclase has protein sequence MAVKLPAANVVLDLLPDAVCIVDPEGHFLYVNAAFERIFGYRPDEALGRQMLELVHPEDRARTLEAAERVMQGRAHPHFRNRYLHRDGHPVDIQWSARWLAEYGVRLAVGHEVTALRGAERALEHLASHDPLTGLANRARLWETLEAALAVGEAMAVLYLDLDGFKRINDAYGHAVGDGVLAEVARCLRQAVRAGDLVARVGGDEFVILLPGFTDASNRRSVTSALRAAVTGVNAPLPLDVSIGVARYPDDGSTADALLRQADAAMYAQKSMRRVAAQDVAG, from the coding sequence ATGGCGGTCAAGCTTCCTGCTGCGAATGTTGTGCTGGACCTGTTGCCCGATGCGGTGTGCATCGTCGATCCGGAAGGCCATTTCCTGTACGTCAATGCCGCATTCGAGCGTATTTTTGGCTACCGCCCCGACGAGGCACTCGGGCGGCAGATGCTCGAACTGGTCCACCCGGAAGATCGCGCACGCACGCTGGAGGCAGCCGAGCGGGTCATGCAGGGGCGGGCGCATCCCCATTTTCGCAACCGTTACCTGCATCGCGATGGCCATCCGGTGGACATCCAGTGGTCTGCCCGTTGGTTGGCCGAATACGGCGTGCGCCTGGCGGTGGGTCATGAAGTTACGGCGTTGCGTGGTGCCGAGCGTGCGCTGGAACATCTGGCCAGTCACGACCCACTGACCGGGCTGGCCAATCGTGCGCGACTATGGGAAACGCTGGAGGCGGCGCTGGCGGTCGGTGAAGCGATGGCGGTGCTGTACCTGGACCTGGACGGCTTCAAGCGGATCAACGACGCCTACGGCCATGCGGTCGGCGACGGCGTGCTGGCCGAAGTCGCGCGATGCCTGCGCCAGGCGGTGCGGGCCGGTGACCTGGTGGCGCGCGTCGGCGGCGACGAGTTCGTGATCCTGCTGCCGGGATTTACGGACGCGTCCAACAGGCGTTCGGTCACCAGCGCACTGCGTGCCGCGGTGACGGGTGTGAACGCGCCATTGCCGCTGGACGTCAGCATCGGCGTGGCCCGCTATCCGGACGATGGCTCGACGGCCGATGCGCTGCTGCGCCAGGCCGATGCCGCCATGTACGCGCAGAAAAGCATGCGCCGGGTGGCTGCGCAGGACGTTGCTGGCTGA
- a CDS encoding TonB-dependent siderophore receptor yields MSLKQFSLIAAAPSHCRRALARAIQLALVVGFSGAAVVPLHAQQATGYAIDAGPLAAALNRFAQQSGVSIAADASKLQGLSTEGLVGDYGIDEGFARLLQGTGYAARTTAAGYVLVDAPPVKEATHREPQALPAINVTATREKEATTEGSASYTTPATGAPTRMALSLRQTPQSISVIGRQQIEDQHLITLTEVLRQTPGIVADTLDERVSFSSRGFDLSTMVDGVPTLSFNTVAGASNMVSTSIYDRVEVIRGPAGLLNGVGSPGGAINLVRKRPTSDFSGHLSVGAGSWNRYSIEADIGGAINAAGTLRARLVASHSDGDSFIKAKQRREDVFYGIVEADIADNTMLSAGFEYQRTDIDGANFGQSPLFYADGSRTHLSRSYNSSAAWSTWNMTTRRTFVNLEHRFYNGWKVKADASYSDNERERYSADLWLYPASINASSPLGVVQVANNPAESGNTAFDVYASGPYQLFGREHLATVGFNINHYDFRYGNDSAVANAFDRQAVNIHALDTITRPDFTYPLNRFGGQTEEQAAYAATRMSLSTPLSLLVGARLTWYSNDTWRRLWTNGTNGSRVTTATTRENAVFTPYVGLVYDISHDYSLYASYTSIFQPNTVQNSNGEILDPQRGNNAEFGIKGEHWGGRLNTSAAIFKTQQDNVPIADGLSQDGTVAYRAVKGANTKGFELTASGEVFKGMQLMAGYSYNAKRDRTDTLLNPNYPTRMLRVAGSYQLPGSWSRLTVGGSVSYQSSIYYDESYGLGRAYQGGVTILGLMSRYTFNPHWSAMLNVENLGDKHYFSGLGGYNGYSYGNPRNTWMKLNYQF; encoded by the coding sequence ATGAGCTTGAAGCAGTTTTCCTTGATCGCCGCTGCGCCGTCCCATTGCCGTCGCGCGCTGGCGCGGGCCATCCAACTGGCCCTGGTTGTGGGTTTCTCGGGCGCGGCCGTCGTGCCGTTGCATGCGCAGCAGGCCACCGGCTATGCCATCGATGCAGGCCCTCTGGCGGCGGCATTGAATCGCTTTGCACAGCAATCCGGGGTGTCCATCGCCGCTGATGCCAGCAAGCTGCAGGGGCTTTCGACGGAAGGCTTGGTCGGGGATTACGGCATTGACGAAGGGTTTGCTCGGTTGCTGCAAGGCACTGGCTACGCTGCCCGTACCACCGCTGCCGGCTATGTGCTGGTGGACGCACCGCCGGTGAAGGAGGCCACGCACCGCGAGCCGCAGGCACTCCCGGCGATCAATGTCACCGCCACGCGCGAGAAAGAGGCGACCACCGAGGGCAGCGCCTCGTACACCACGCCTGCCACGGGCGCGCCTACGCGCATGGCGCTGTCACTGCGGCAGACACCGCAATCAATCAGTGTCATCGGGCGCCAGCAGATCGAAGACCAGCATCTGATCACCCTGACCGAGGTGTTGCGGCAGACCCCGGGCATCGTGGCCGACACCCTGGATGAGCGCGTTTCCTTTTCGTCGCGTGGTTTTGACCTCAGCACCATGGTGGATGGGGTGCCAACACTCTCGTTCAACACGGTCGCCGGGGCGTCGAACATGGTCAGCACCTCGATCTACGACCGGGTCGAGGTGATCCGCGGGCCCGCCGGCCTGCTCAACGGGGTCGGCTCGCCCGGAGGCGCGATCAACCTGGTGCGCAAGCGCCCAACCAGTGATTTCAGCGGTCACCTCTCCGTCGGGGCTGGGTCGTGGAATCGCTACAGCATCGAGGCCGATATCGGCGGTGCGATCAACGCGGCTGGTACCCTGCGGGCGCGCCTGGTCGCCTCGCACTCTGACGGCGACAGCTTCATCAAGGCAAAGCAGCGTCGCGAAGACGTGTTCTATGGAATCGTCGAGGCCGATATCGCCGACAACACGATGCTGTCGGCGGGCTTTGAGTACCAGCGTACCGATATCGACGGGGCCAACTTCGGCCAGAGTCCGCTGTTCTATGCCGATGGCAGCCGGACGCACCTGTCGCGTTCCTACAACTCAAGTGCGGCATGGAGCACGTGGAACATGACCACCCGGCGCACCTTCGTCAATCTTGAACACCGGTTCTACAACGGCTGGAAGGTCAAGGCCGACGCGTCCTACAGCGACAACGAGCGCGAGCGCTACAGTGCTGATCTGTGGCTTTATCCGGCCAGCATCAATGCCAGCAGTCCGTTGGGCGTGGTCCAGGTGGCCAACAATCCGGCAGAGAGTGGCAACACGGCATTCGACGTGTATGCATCAGGTCCATACCAGCTGTTCGGCCGCGAGCACCTGGCCACGGTCGGCTTCAACATCAACCACTATGATTTCCGCTACGGCAACGATAGCGCCGTGGCCAACGCCTTCGATCGACAGGCGGTCAACATCCATGCGCTCGACACCATCACGCGCCCGGACTTCACTTACCCGTTGAATCGCTTTGGCGGCCAGACCGAGGAACAGGCTGCCTATGCCGCCACCCGCATGAGTCTGTCCACGCCGCTGTCGTTGCTGGTGGGCGCGCGTCTGACCTGGTACAGCAACGACACCTGGCGCCGGCTCTGGACCAACGGCACCAACGGCAGCCGGGTGACGACCGCCACCACCCGCGAGAATGCGGTGTTCACGCCATATGTGGGTCTGGTCTACGACATCAGCCACGATTATTCGCTCTACGCCAGTTACACCAGCATCTTCCAGCCCAATACGGTGCAGAACAGCAATGGCGAGATCCTTGATCCGCAACGCGGCAACAACGCCGAGTTCGGGATCAAGGGGGAGCACTGGGGCGGGCGCCTGAACACCAGTGCGGCGATCTTCAAGACCCAGCAAGACAACGTGCCGATTGCCGATGGCCTGAGCCAGGACGGAACGGTGGCCTACCGCGCAGTTAAGGGAGCCAATACCAAGGGTTTCGAGTTGACGGCCAGCGGGGAAGTGTTCAAAGGCATGCAGCTGATGGCCGGTTACAGCTACAACGCCAAACGTGACCGCACCGACACCCTGCTCAACCCTAACTACCCGACCCGGATGCTGCGTGTCGCCGGAAGTTACCAACTGCCGGGGAGCTGGAGCAGGCTCACCGTCGGCGGCAGCGTCAGCTATCAGAGCAGCATCTATTACGACGAATCCTATGGCCTGGGTCGCGCCTATCAAGGGGGGGTGACAATCCTGGGGCTGATGTCGAGGTACACCTTCAATCCGCACTGGAGTGCGATGCTCAACGTCGAGAATCTCGGTGACAAGCATTACTTCAGTGGACTGGGCGGCTACAACGGATACTCGTACGGCAATCCAAGGAACACCTGGATGAAGCTGAATTACCAGTTCTGA
- a CDS encoding SpaA isopeptide-forming pilin-related protein gives MKCSLLFGALMFGTMLSAQAHEIWIERDGAGPVRVYLAEPAQEGPDEEEAIKRVVLPTLFGEQGKAGKLVREGDHLVAPLQGAGDAWLSDAKVFEPWKGGDGGFESVSYYARAGRTHVGSRLDFEFVPSAAQSPSLTLQFRNKPLADAEVTVINAGKWTKELKTDATGGVTLPKLAPGRYIVVAAHKEPVDVKIGTQQVSTMHHITTLTFVAD, from the coding sequence ATGAAATGTTCGCTGCTGTTCGGTGCCCTCATGTTCGGCACGATGCTCTCCGCCCAGGCCCACGAAATCTGGATCGAGCGCGATGGTGCCGGTCCGGTCCGGGTCTACCTGGCCGAACCAGCGCAGGAAGGCCCGGACGAGGAGGAAGCGATCAAGCGGGTGGTCTTGCCGACGCTGTTCGGCGAGCAGGGCAAGGCCGGCAAGCTGGTCCGCGAAGGTGACCACCTGGTCGCGCCACTGCAGGGCGCTGGCGATGCCTGGCTGTCGGACGCCAAGGTATTCGAGCCGTGGAAGGGTGGGGACGGCGGCTTCGAATCGGTCAGCTATTACGCCCGCGCGGGGCGCACGCACGTCGGCTCGCGCCTGGATTTCGAGTTCGTGCCGAGCGCCGCGCAGAGCCCGTCGCTGACCCTGCAGTTCCGCAACAAGCCGTTGGCCGACGCCGAAGTCACTGTGATCAATGCCGGCAAGTGGACCAAGGAACTCAAGACCGACGCCACCGGTGGCGTGACATTGCCGAAGCTCGCCCCGGGCCGCTACATCGTGGTGGCCGCCCACAAGGAACCGGTGGACGTGAAGATCGGCACCCAGCAGGTGTCCACGATGCACCACATCACCACGCTGACCTTCGTGGCCGACTGA